A part of Limihaloglobus sulfuriphilus genomic DNA contains:
- a CDS encoding histidinol-phosphatase has translation MSGFDKDILKQNLHTHTSLCKHAEGSVRDYCAAALNSGIEVLGISDHNPMPGDRWISIRMSQDQLCGYAEAIEDARKEFAPEMRVIAGLECDYVPEYLDFYRRKFLDEYGFEYLIGGLHLFYHAGQWQSCYLALDSRAALRAYTEQYVEMLGNDMFAFAAHPDLFAFGWFEWDNYTIGCAREILTAAQESGKPLEINGFGTIKNMVDDPAGPRPPYPLPQFWQLAAEYDITAVINSDAHSPDNITAGMTDCLDIAQKYGLRRAKLEDMIKPADEQNSL, from the coding sequence TTGAGCGGATTTGACAAAGACATACTAAAACAGAACCTCCACACCCATACAAGCCTGTGCAAACACGCAGAGGGCAGTGTTCGGGATTACTGCGCCGCGGCGCTGAACAGCGGAATAGAAGTGCTTGGCATCAGCGACCATAACCCTATGCCCGGCGACCGCTGGATATCCATACGTATGTCGCAAGACCAGCTCTGCGGCTATGCCGAAGCCATCGAAGATGCACGCAAAGAATTTGCACCTGAAATGCGGGTAATTGCCGGCCTGGAATGCGATTACGTGCCTGAATACCTCGATTTTTACCGCCGGAAATTCCTCGATGAGTACGGGTTTGAGTATCTCATCGGCGGACTCCACCTGTTCTATCATGCCGGCCAATGGCAGAGCTGCTACCTGGCCCTGGACAGCAGAGCGGCACTGCGGGCATACACCGAGCAGTATGTTGAGATGCTGGGCAATGATATGTTCGCGTTTGCGGCTCATCCCGACCTGTTCGCTTTCGGCTGGTTTGAGTGGGACAATTATACCATCGGCTGCGCAAGGGAAATACTCACCGCCGCCCAGGAAAGCGGCAAGCCGCTGGAAATAAACGGCTTCGGAACCATAAAAAACATGGTTGACGATCCCGCCGGCCCGCGGCCGCCATACCCCCTGCCGCAATTCTGGCAGCTCGCAGCAGAATACGATATCACCGCGGTGATCAATTCAGACGCTCACTCGCCGGACAACATCACCGCAGGCATGACAGACTGCCTTGATATAGCCCAAAAATACGGCCTCCGCAGGGCAAAACTCGAAGATATGATAAAACCGGCTGACGAACAAAACAGCTTATAA
- the murA gene encoding UDP-N-acetylglucosamine 1-carboxyvinyltransferase, giving the protein MNIFEIDGPCKLSGTVEISGAKNAALPIMAAAVLGNGKTLLESVPDIADIRTMFELLDSIGVKCKRLENGKVEVDASSIDNPVGDYDIVRKMRASFCIIGPLLARCGQARVSLPGGCSSFGHRPVDIHLKGLRALGAEISIENGYVTARVPEGGLVGTEIFLGGTNGPTVLGTANVLMAASMAKGTTVLEYAACEPEIQDMAIFMKKMGAKISGIGTQTLTVEGVDELKPVEHRIIPDRIEAGTFMVGAVMTQSQITISNCCPEHLRAPIDCLRQMGTRICVDKDSMEVSHTGKIRPAHLTTQPYPGFPTDLQAQFMAMLCLASGNSFITEKIFPERFSHVAELNRLSAEINKVGSSVVISGRETLLGAPVMASDLRASAALVLAGLAAEGKTIVNRVYHIDRGYEDIVSKLQALGAAIERKHIDD; this is encoded by the coding sequence ATGAATATTTTTGAAATAGACGGCCCGTGCAAGCTAAGCGGAACTGTCGAGATAAGCGGCGCCAAAAACGCGGCCCTGCCCATAATGGCGGCGGCAGTGCTTGGAAACGGCAAAACCCTCTTAGAGAGTGTGCCCGATATCGCCGACATCAGAACGATGTTCGAACTCCTTGATTCAATTGGTGTTAAGTGTAAAAGACTCGAAAACGGCAAGGTAGAGGTCGATGCCTCCAGCATCGATAATCCCGTCGGCGATTATGATATAGTTCGGAAAATGCGAGCCAGTTTCTGCATCATAGGCCCGCTGCTTGCCCGCTGCGGCCAGGCCAGGGTATCTCTGCCCGGCGGCTGCTCGTCGTTCGGACACAGGCCGGTAGATATACATCTCAAGGGGCTTCGGGCTCTCGGCGCGGAAATAAGCATTGAAAACGGCTATGTAACCGCCAGAGTTCCCGAGGGCGGGCTTGTCGGCACTGAAATCTTTCTCGGAGGAACAAACGGCCCCACAGTTCTCGGCACTGCCAATGTACTGATGGCGGCGTCTATGGCAAAGGGCACCACAGTCCTGGAATATGCCGCCTGCGAGCCGGAAATACAGGACATGGCAATATTTATGAAAAAAATGGGAGCAAAAATTTCCGGTATCGGCACCCAGACGCTGACTGTTGAGGGCGTGGACGAGCTCAAGCCGGTTGAACATAGGATAATCCCAGACAGGATAGAAGCCGGTACCTTTATGGTCGGTGCGGTCATGACACAAAGCCAGATTACGATCAGCAACTGCTGCCCCGAACATCTTCGGGCACCGATTGACTGCCTTCGCCAGATGGGAACGCGGATCTGCGTGGACAAAGACAGCATGGAAGTGAGCCACACGGGCAAAATCCGCCCGGCGCATCTCACCACCCAGCCGTATCCGGGATTCCCGACAGACCTGCAGGCGCAGTTTATGGCGATGCTTTGTCTGGCCTCGGGTAACAGCTTCATCACCGAAAAAATTTTCCCGGAGAGGTTCAGCCATGTAGCCGAGCTGAACAGGCTATCGGCTGAGATAAACAAGGTTGGATCGAGTGTGGTAATCTCGGGCAGAGAAACTCTTCTGGGCGCGCCGGTAATGGCATCGGATCTAAGGGCCTCCGCGGCGCTGGTTCTGGCGGGGCTTGCCGCAGAGGGAAAAACCATAGTAAACCGTGTGTATCACATTGACCGCGGCTACGAAGATATTGTCTCCAAGCTACAGGCGCTTGGAGCGGCTATAGAACGAAAACACATCGATGACTGA